In one window of Methanofastidiosum sp. DNA:
- a CDS encoding FprA family A-type flavoprotein: ATYLVNAVRPKTRFVSVIGSYGWGGNTVEVLKGLISSLKVQLIEPVYIKGYPQDIDFKSLDKLAEEINKKHKEIGLGR, translated from the coding sequence ATGCAACATATCTAGTTAATGCGGTAAGGCCAAAAACAAGATTTGTTTCAGTAATTGGTTCTTATGGTTGGGGTGGAAATACAGTTGAAGTTCTAAAAGGATTAATTTCGAGTCTTAAGGTTCAATTAATCGAGCCAGTTTATATCAAAGGCTATCCACAAGATATTGACTTTAAATCACTAGATAAGCTAGCAGAGGAGATAAATAAAAAACATAAAGAGATAGGATTGGGAAGATAA